The genomic interval GCGTGGCGGTCCACTGGGGTCTccttttccccatctctctccctgcgCCTGGTTTCCCCCCAGCCTGCTCTGTCTGCGTGTCTCCGCCTAGGGATGCTCTCGCCGTGTCTCTGCGTCTCggtctctttgtctctgcctctctccagcccaTGAATGATCCTTTGAATGGGCCCACAGACCCCGTGTGttcccatctccccctccccctccttctccccttcccggCCAAGCCATTTTCCCCACTGCAGGAAGAGGGGGGGGCCTGCGGCCTGAGCCCCCCTCCCTCAATTCTCCCCGGCTGGGGGAGTCAGGCCTGGGCAGGAATGGagagagcaaggcagagggacagggagaaggagggggagaaagatgTGGCAGACAGAGATGGGGCGAGAAAatgggggagacagagatagggaaagaggggagagagagagagaagtagaaaggGCTTAAGGGAGAAATTTGGGGAAGaggtttgaaggagagagaaagatgagcCACGGCGAGGAGGGAGATGTGGAAAGAtgtagaagagagaaggggaaaggactGAAGGCAGAAACGAGAGCAAGCTGGAAGAGGCCGGGAAAGATGCTCCGAGGGAGCATcatggagaggagagaggtgaggggagggaagggagagaagctgGCAGTGAGGAGGCCAGGGGCCCAAAGTAccttaaaggggggggggggggtggcagaaaCAGACCATGTTagtaggagggggagggggaggcagggccaTGGAAGCAGAACCCAGCCTGGCTTGGACAGAGGAGATCCTGAGGGAGCCAGCCCCAAGCCCCCTCCTGGTGATGGGGGAACAGGAGCTTAAGAGGACCTGAAGAGGGGGAGGGCACGACTGGGTGTGTGTGGTAAGGATTCCTGTGTCCTCAGCTCTGGAATAAATTGACACCTGCAGAGAGCCACCCGCGGGCTGGCGCCTGGCTCCGAAAACCCCGCGTCAGCAAACAGCTCTGGcggctgttgggggggggggggacagggggcgCTTGCTGGAATGACCTGGGTGTCTGCCCCTTTGGTCTGATCTTGTCTCTTGTCCTGTCCCTGCTGTCCTGAGCATCCAGGCATCAGAGCAGCAACTGTGGGGGGCTGGCAAGGGGAAGGGGACATCAGTAGCTGAGATGGGGTGAGCAGAAAGCCGAGGtttgaccccctccccccaggacgGAGGTCAAAATGCCATGCATGGAAGAGGCGTCTGGGGTCCAAGGCTGTTGGAGActgtgggaggggggcagtgggtGGACGCATGTGATGCCCTCCAAACCCACCTCAGcaccccttctccccagccaGAGGCCTGGTCACTAGGGCTAGGCTCTGATTGGCCCACAAGGGGCAAGAGGCGGATCTTTTAGGGTTCTCCAGGCCCCAATCTCCCGCTCCCCTCAACATATACACTTCTTTCTCTATGCTAAGGTTGGGGAAAACTCACGCCTCTGCCCTCATGCCCTGAATGTGCCCCGCGACCAagccagccccttcccctcttcctccagaCCCCCCTCTAGGGTTAAAGCTGCAGCCGGTTGCCGAGGTAACATTGCGGGGCAGCATCCCGTCGCCCGGCAACCGGCCGCAGGATCACGCATCTGTCCCCGGATTTGCCCCTCCAGCATCCCCTGTCTACTCGAGGCCCTGCCTCAAGGCACCTTAACTCCTGATGGAAGGAATGAGGAACACCTGGGGGAAaggggttccccccccccccccccgccgctgcACAGATTCTTAGGGGATGggctgtggaaggaaggaaaaggtgcTGGGCTCCTGTGGTCCCAAGAAGGGCCCGAGTCTGGCCGGGTTGGGGGTTCAGTGCCTGGAAATCACAGCTGAGGAGTAATTAACACGTATAAACAAACCCGCCACTTCCTGCTAATTAATgacttggtatttttattttctcttccttgtctctctcaTCCCTCCCAGGGAGGTGGGAACTGGGACTCCTGAGTCCCCCAGCAACGCCTGCCTAGGAGGGACAAAGCAGCtggaagggtggggggcaggctggtTCTGGGGAGCTGGCCTGCTTCTCCTCTGGCTCTGTCCTGGACCTGTGCGGCATCTTGACCCTACCCTAGCCTTAGACTTTTCTATCTGGGTCCCtgctttgggggtggggtgctggggtgggagggggaggcgcTAGGGGGCCGGACGGTGGAAGAAGGGGGGCAACTTGGTGTGGATTCCAAGTCACTAACCACTTGTCTCTTGTTTTCCCCATTCCCTTCTGTCTGCCCTGTccaatttcccttcccttcttccacttCTCCGTattgttctgtctgtctgtctgtctgtctcttgcataccccgcccctcctccccccgcagGTCGGGCCTGCCTTCACCTTCTcccatttctttccccttccccacccctcgcCCCCTCCATGGAGAGGAACAGACCCCTTCTCTGTCCAGTCTAACCcaggtccctccccacccccctcctccctcctttcccccacccccttcccccctcctggGGCAAGgggggcctccctccctctccccccccttctctctctctccgaggGGGGGGgtcccggggagggagggggggtccCCCGATCAGCATGTGGCTCCTGGCGCTGTGTCTGGTGGGGCTGGCAGGGGCTcaacgggggggagggggtcctggCGGCTCCCCGGGTGGCCCGGGCCTGGGCCTCAGCAGCCTCGGGGAGGAGCGCTTCCCAGTGGTGAACACGGCCTATGGGCGAGTGCGCGGCGTGCGCCGTGAGCTCAACAACGAGATCCTGGGCCCCGTCGTGCAGTTTTTGGGCGTACCCTACGCCACGCCACCCCTGGGCGCCCGCCGCTTCCAGCCGCCCGAGGCCCCCGCCTCGTGGCCCGGCGTGCGCAACGCCACCACCCTGCCGCCCGCCTGCCCGCAGAACCTGCACGGGGCGCTGCCCGCAATCATGCTGCCTGTGTGGTTCACCGACAACTTGGAGGCGGCCGCCACCTACGTGCAGAACCAGAGCGAGGACTGCCTGTATCTGAACCTCTACGTGCCCACCGAGGACGGTAAGGGCGCGGGCACCAGGCGGGGCACCCCGTGGACGCAGGCCACAAACGCGCATGCGGACCCTCGGGCGCCGGCACCTGCTGgcctttgcgggggggggggggggggggccgtgaGAGGCGCTGTGTGCCTGCGGGCGCCGAGTGCCCTCCGAGGGTGGCCCCGGGAGCCTGGCGGGCAGTCCCAGGAACACATCCCACAGACAGCCACCCCCGACGTTCTCTGGGGGGCTTAGCGACCCCATCCCCGCAAAGGCGCGCACAGAGTGGCCCCTGAGGGTGACCAGGCATCGGAAGGACCTGTTACCCGCCTAGACGCCCACGCCAGCTCTGTGCCACCTCCCACGCCCAGGCCTGGGCTCCTCCCGAGGAATACCCACTTTAGTGACTTCTGCCCCTCAAGACAGACAGAGACTCCCTTTCCTCCAGGTGTGCTTGGACAGACTGCCACCTCCCACATCGCATCCAGAGGGCCTCACCCGAGCTCAGCGTCTCCTCTTCAGACAGCTCTGTCCCCTGACCCCTGTGCACCCCTGAAGGATCAGGGACCCCCCGCCTCGCCAGGGGCCCCTCCATTCAGAGCCCAGCACACCCATCCCCATCAGAACATCTTTCCCTCGGGGCTCCGGAGCGGGCTGCCCTCGTGAGGTGCTCCCCAGCAGGGCACACGGCCCCCAGCACACTGCCCGGAAAGTTCTCCCCGGGCCAGCCTTCAGCACACGGGGTATCTCTCAGGGTACCTTCTAGCTGTCCTTATATGATATCCTTGTATCACTGCTTCCGTCTATGTCCACGAACACCCCCATATCATTACGCCAGAACACCCCCACACGGCCACCTATGGATCACGTGACCTAGCGAGTAACCCCGCACGTGGCCATTCACACCACAGTCCCCAGCACCCTCAACGCTTCCCAGGCGTCGCTTACCCCAACCCTCCCTAGCCCCAGGAAGGGACTCGCATCACGACTCAGGCTGTGACAGCGCGCCCAACAGCCCTTTCCCCTACCCACAGATCCAGTGCTCGGACACCTCACTCCCAACACGTTCCGTTCCAGCCACCCTGTGTTCCTCGTACCAGCCATGCACCCCAACACCGTAACCACCCTTCCCATAGAAACCGTGCCTCCTAGCAACCCATGCCCACGACGCTCAGAAGTTTCTACTGCAATCCTACCCAGATCCCAAGCACCTCAATGCACCCCACACCTCCTCCCCAATACCGCGACCCCCTCCACGTGAGGGCcgtccacccccgcccccctgccctctCACGGGCCACCCACCCCGACAGCCTACCTACCCCTAACGATGGCCCGTGAGTCGTCCACCCGGTACTCTGTATTTTTAACGGCCTCTTATCACAGACCTGCTTGGGGCCTGACAAATTCAGGtgatctcactgaatcctcacatCAGCTCTGGGAGGAAGAGGTTGACTCAGGCAGGCGCGCCCTCGCGCTCGCGCACGCGCGGGCACGGACGCCCAACATTCTCACGCCCACACGTGCCCTGCTGACTTCATCCCCAGTCGCTTCCTGGTGTAGAGAGCGGGTCCTGATCCTACTGGGTCCCTATGGGGCCATCACCGCCAGCTGGGAGAAGCCTTCCAGAGACTGGCTTAGGCCTTGCGGACCCGTCCCTCCCCGCGCTGGTCCTTATGTCAATGCGGAGAGATCAATCAGccgggggggacggggggggggggggacccctcCGATTCCTGGGCTCTAGCTCTCCCCTGACCATTCCCCAGTCTGGAAGAAACCTGAAACCAAACTGCGAGCCCAGTCTGGGGCCTTTCCTGGACAAGGGGCACACTTTGTGCCTCCCGGCACCTTCTGGCTGGCACCTTATGTGTCAGGCTGGCTCAGGGCACTGTGTTTCCCGTTCCCTATGTGGGGACCGAACCCCGAACTGGGGAGGGGGCGCTTTCTGGCGTTAGAgcagtggcggggtgggggtggggtggggggggtggtgctcaCGCCCCCGGTGGGAAGTTTACCGTTCTGGACCGGGGTGGGGGAGAGTAGGCCTGGGTAaggggggaggttggggggtgCAGAGGGAAAAGGTGGAATGGAGGGCAAGACCTGATGACCCCTTTCCCTGCTTCGCCCCAcactggggaggtggggtgagaaGCCAGGCCCGTGAGTGCAGAAGGGAGAGGCGTGCTGGCGGGTGAGAGGCTGGACAGGCGGGCGGGCGGCCCGACTGATCTACCCCCAGCCCTCCGGTGGGCAGCTGAGGGCCTCCAGGGGCTgcgagctggggggggggggggggtgtctctgctctgcccccccGGATCGGTCCTTTCCGCTGCAGCCCCCGTCTCTCAGTCTGGGGGAGCAGGCAGGTGCCGCGCGGGCCCTGAAGAGGGCCTGTGCGAGTGGTGGCCCCGTGGTACAGCTGGCCTTGGTGACCCGGGCTCGGgtgggcctcccctcccctccccacccccacctctaacACCGCTTAATTTCCAGCGATTAGCAAACACTTCGACAAGCCAAGTCAATGTCTTTCAAACAGGCTTCAGCCcactcaggccccgcccccccgccccccccccctccaaaaccAGCCTTTTCTTTGGGGCATGACTTTTTCCGGGAAGGGGAACAAAATCGGGTTGTAGAaacgtttttctcttttcttggtttctttttcttgcgaccaaattttgctttttttggcttattttttctgcccccaccctccccttttctgctttctgccctcccctccccatccaccacctccccccgacccccatcTTTCCCCACAAAATtgtccttttttctctgttttgtgttCCCGGTCTTAGGTCCGCTCACAAAAAAACGTGACGAGGCGACGCTCAATCCGCCGGACACAGGTAGATTTAAAAATCCGGCCGCTGCATGTGGTTGCTGATAAGAGGACGGTCACGGCCCTGCCCCTAACTAAATGCCCCCCGCAGCCCTCCAGGCCCCTAAGTCGTTGTCCCAActaaaaacgaaaaagaaaagaaaagaaaaacttgtaaTAATTCGAAACGCGAATTACGAAAACTGCAAAGGCGATCCGCACCATGTCGGACCCACTAGCCAACCTGCAAGAAAAGCTaaacacagcaaaaataaaagtgaaaacacaattGGATGTTGAGAGTTTGACAGAAATTTGGGCTGGTTTGCCACTCGTAACAAGTaacatttgagggaaaaaaaaaacaaaacacacaaactttAATTTGGAGCAAAACGAcattggaaacaaacaaaaatctaaagaTGGCAAATTGATGGCACAATTGAAACGGCAGAACCAAAAGCCTGCTACGATTTCCAAAAGCCTATCAGCTGCAGGAAACGCAAACATTCGAAGCAAATTAAAGAATTGGGAAATTTTTGAAAGCAGGGCCCAATATCTTGGAGTTTCACCgcaaaattttgaaaaggaaaacaaaatgcaaagaacttttttctttttttctttttttccgaaaaaaaaaatggatctttttggtttttgggttttttttttttttcttttcttgtcgaATCTGCCCCCCGAGAGCttcttgttttttggttgttgtttttttctttctttcttctttcttgatccTGTTTCTTGTTGTTGGTTTTGAATTCTTGTcgcccccagctcccctccctgctccttccctttctgacccccccctcctcccacactgGGAGTGGAGGTGCCgggtggggcggagggggagaactgaggactttaagagagagCCTTGCAGGGCGGACTCCAGCCCGGGTCTGGAGCGAGGGGAAGAACGAGGTTtggagagggcacagagagggcagcaggcagggggaggtggcagagaaggTCCTGAGAGACTGGAGGCTGGAAAGCTGTCCGTAGGGGTGGAGGGGAGTGTCTCAGTGGCCTGCGGGCTGACCTCGTGGCAGGAGCAAAGTTTCCAGCAGGAGGGAGGTGAGCAGAGGCCCTGGGGATGGGCTGTGGAGGCCCAGGCCCGGCTCTCGTTTGTTGAATGCCCAGGCTAGTCAGACATGGCAGGTGtcaaggaggaggagggcccaTGGGGCCATGGGTGACCCCAGCCTGGCGCTGTGGCTGAATCGTGTGGGAGGGGCTGCAAGGGAGGGTACTTGCCATAGCCCTGGGGGCCACTGTGGCGGGCCCTCCCAGGCTCCCACCCTCTTCTGGAATCTGTCACTCCTCGGTGTGGTCTGGAGGGCCTCAAGGGCCTACCACGTGTGGCAGTGACTGACGGGATCCTTTAGGGACATGGCAAGAGGGATGTCCGGTGCAGAACCCAGGGTCAGGCCAGtttgttgggtggggggggggggggggtctgagaGTACAGAGCCGGGCCCTGGCTTTATCAGGCAGGCTCTCTcccaccctgcctcctcctgcaCAGTAATTAGGCTGGGGGTTGCCATGGTAACTGGGGAGGTGACCTAGAAAGGAATTAGGGCGGGGAGGAGACCAAGCCCCCAGGGACCCTAGGCTGGCACCCCCTCACCCACAGACCAGGCTACCACGTGGACATGAGGCCCAAGGCCTGAGTCTGAGGAGCGGCCAGGACCCTCCCAGCATCCCTAGCGCCAGACTTGGGAGTCTGGTCTCCCTAGGAGCGGGAAGGCGATttgctgcgtgtgtgtgtgggttggGGGGTCCCCCGGGTCCAGCAGATGCCCTGGGGAGGGTCCCCCACTCACCCCGGCCTTTTAGGCTTCTCGGAAGGTCTGTGTGGCATTGGGAGACGTGCCGTGGGGCAGACTggcaggaggtgaggagggaCCTTCGGCCAGGGCTagacggggagggggggaggggaatccGGTCTTGCCCCCCCAGGGATGGGAGCGACACGTCCCCTGAGCTCCGGGCCGGTCCTCCGTAGCCCCGGGAGCTGGGCGGTGCTGCTTCTGGTCTGACTGTGCTCTTGTCCCCCGACCCTGGCCCaccgcccaccccctccccacgcAGATATCCGGGACTCTGGGAAGAAGCCCGTGATGCTGTTTCTGCACGGCGGCTCCTACATGGAGGGCACCGGCAACATGTTCGACGGCTCCGTCCTGGCCGCCTACGGCAACGTCATTGTAGCCACGCTCAACTACCGACTTGGGGTGCTCGGTGAGGGTGGACGGCCAACTCTAGGGGCTGGAGTCCGGGAGGGGGCCCTGGCGGGCGGCGTTCCCTTCAACCCGGCAGAAGCGGAAGGGCTTCTGGGCTAGACCGGGCTGCCCAGAGAGGGGGCCGGGGTGCTGCGACACCCCCAGGAaggccctctcctcctctcctcccaggtTTTCTCAGCACCGGGGACCAGGCTGCAAAAGGGAACTACGGCCTCCTGGACCAGATCCAGGCCCTGCGCTGGCTCAGCGAAAACGTTGCCCACTTTGGGGGTGACCCCGAGCGCATCACCATCTTTGGATCTGGAGCAGGGGCCTCCTGTGTCAACCTTCTGATCCTCTCTCACCATTCGGAAGGTACCGGCGACCCCgccgcctgccccctccccccatcccctttCCCACACTCGGATGCTCCCGGGGCGCCCCCTTCCCGCCTTGGGCTAACACAGCCCAGCCTGAGGTCTGCCTGTCCCTGCCAGGGTTGTTCCAGAAGGCCATCGCCCAGAGCGGCACCGCCATCTCCAGCTGGTCGGTCAACTACCAGCCGCTCAAGTACACGCGGCTGCTGGCGGCCAAGGTGGGCTGCGACCGCGAGGACAGCGCCGAGGCCGTGGAGTGTCTGCGCCGGAAGCCTTCCCGGGAGCTGGTGGACCAGGATGTGCAGCCCGCCCGgtatgggggtgggagagggcccTGGCCAGGCCTTCACTTGCCTTGTTGGTTCCAAGGAGGTTGAGGGTGAGAGGTGCCCGCAGGCAAGGAGAGGTGGGCTTCGGGCCCCCCCACCGGCCCTGCCTTCTTCTCTCGGAAGCCTTCCCTAAGCGGAGGTGCCCAAACAGAGCGAGGGGGCGCACGGTGCCATGAGGTGCTTCAGGGACGACTTCCCGAGAGGCCAAGCGCCCCGAAGGACTCGGCAGATTTTTAAGTAGGGGAGAAGGGTCTTGTGAGCACAGGGCTCAGCAGGCTATGAGCTGAGAGGAGGCCAGGGGGCAGGTGATGAGACCCTGACCCCTTCTCCCCAGCTACCACATCGCCTTCGGGCCCGTGGTGGACGGTGACGTCGTCCCCGATGACCCTGAGATCCTCATGCAGCAGGGAGAATTCCTCAACTATGACATGCTCATTGGTGTCAACCAAGGAGAAGGCCTCAAGTTCGTAGAGGACTCGGCGGAGAGCGAGGACGGGGTCTCCGCCAGCGCGTTTGACTTCACCGTCTCCAACTTCGTGGACAACCTGTATGGCTATCCGGAGGGCAAGGATGTGCTTCGAGAGACCATCAAGTTCATGTACACGGACTGGGCCGACCGGGACAACGGCGAGATGCGCCGAAAGACGCTGCTTGCGCTCTTTACAGACCACCAGTGGGTGGCGCCGGCCGTGGCCACCGCCAAGCTGCACGCTGACTACCAGTCCCCGGTGTACTTTTACACCTTCTACCACCACTGCCAGGCGGAGGGCCGGCCCGAGTGGGCGGACGCAGCGCACGGGGACGAACTACCCTACGTCTTCGGCGTGCCCATGGTGGGCGCCACCGACCTCTTCCCGTGCAACTTCTCCAAGAATGACGTCATGCTCAGCGCCGTGGTCATGACCTACTGGACCAACTTCGCCAAGACCGGGTGAGGGCCGGCGGGGCCGGGTGGGGCGCCCCCTGCAGGCCAAGGCGCACACACCCTCCACCCTCCGCGCGGTCTCCCTCGCGCCCCCCACTCCCCGAGTCGTCATTCCGGCATCTAACCCTGACCCTTCTCCGCCCAGGCACCTGCTGGACGCCTCCTCAGTGCCACGCACTGACCGTCCGCGGGGTCCGACACAGAGGGCCCTGTCCTTCGCGGGGTGGGGCGGCTCGCTTGGCGGCTTTGGCTCCGAGTCTGTCTctcccgccctcctcctccctctctccggACACTCTGCTCTCGGTCTGATGCTCGGGGCTGTGTATGTGAGCGTGTGGGGATTTGTGTCTGTCCGGCTCTCTCTCACCGTCTCTTCGAATCCACGgatgcctctccctctctctctcttctgtttacCTTTTGCCTgctggtttctctcctgtgtcttCGACTCTCGGTTTCtgacgtttttatttatttttgagagctacaGACAGAgcgcgatcaggggaggggcagagagacagacagagagagagagagagagggggagacacagaatccgaggcaggctccgggctctgagctgtcagcccagagcccgatgcggggctcgaacccaggagacgtgagatcacgacctgagccgagtcggacgcttaacctactgagccgcccaggcgccccgctaaaATGTGTCCATCTCACTCGGTCTCAGCggctgcctctctccctggctgtctctcttcctgtctcgTGTTCTCTGGCTTTCCTTCCGTGTCCCGGGCTCTCTGCATCTCTGTggggcgcgcgcgcacacacacgcgcgcacgcacacacacacaccccgtcccccaccccctccccctcggggcctccccctcactccccctctccccgccctcctGTGCCCACAGCGACCCCAACCAGCCGGTGCCGCAGGACACCAAGTTCATCCACACCAAGCCCAACCGCTTCGAGGAGGTCGTGTGGAGCAAGTTCAACAGCAAGGAGAAGCAGTACCTGCACATCGGCCTGAAGCCGCGTGTGCGCGACAACTACCGCGCCAACAAGGTGGCCTTCTGGCTGGAGCTCGTGCCGCACCTGCACAACCTGCACACGGAGCTCTTCACCACCACCACGCGCCTGCCGCCCTACGCCACGCGCTGGccgccgcgccccccgcccggcgCCCCGGGCACCCGccggcccccgccgcccgccACGCTGCcgcccgagcccgagcccgagccggGGCCCCGGGCCTACGACCGCTTCCCCGGGGACTCCCGAGACTACTCCACGGAGCTCAGCGTCACGGTGGCCGTGGGCGCCTCGCTCCTCTTCCTCAACATCCTCGCCTTCGCCGCGCTCTACTACAAGCGGGACCGGCGGCAGGAGCTGCGGTGCCGGCGGCTCAGCCCCCCGGGCGGCTCGGGCTCCGGCGTGCCGGGAGGGGGCGCCCTGCTGCCCGCCGCCGGCCGCGAGCTGCCGCCCGAGGAGGAGCTCGTGTCGCTGCAGCTGAAGCGGGCGGGCGGCGTCGGGGCGGACCCCGCCGAGGCCCTGCGCCCCGCCTGCCCGCCCGACTACACCCTGGCCCTGCGCCGGGCGCCGGACGACGTGCCTCTGCTGGCCCCCGGGGCGCTGACCCTGCTGCCCAGCGGCCTggggcccccgccgccgccgccgcccccctccctccaccccttcgGGCCcttccccccgccgccccccaccgcTACCAGCCACAACAACACGCTACCGCACCCCCACTCCACCACTCGGGTAtagggggcggcggggggaggccctcctcctccccagccgtccccccacccccacgaaCCCCCCGCCGGCGGGCAGTGCCGctcggggaggcagggaggaccgCTCGGCGACAGGCTTTTCCtgcgcggggaggggcgggggcgggggcgggggggcgtcACGCGCGGAGGAGCATGAGGTGGACACGGGTTTTCCTCGCCAGGACGCCGAGaggccctttctcttctctggaccCGGGCCTCGGAACAACTCGGGGGGG from Panthera leo isolate Ple1 chromosome E1, P.leo_Ple1_pat1.1, whole genome shotgun sequence carries:
- the NLGN2 gene encoding neuroligin-2; translated protein: MWLLALCLVGLAGAQRGGGGPGGSPGGPGLGLSSLGEERFPVVNTAYGRVRGVRRELNNEILGPVVQFLGVPYATPPLGARRFQPPEAPASWPGVRNATTLPPACPQNLHGALPAIMLPVWFTDNLEAAATYVQNQSEDCLYLNLYVPTEDGPLTKKRDEATLNPPDTDIRDSGKKPVMLFLHGGSYMEGTGNMFDGSVLAAYGNVIVATLNYRLGVLGFLSTGDQAAKGNYGLLDQIQALRWLSENVAHFGGDPERITIFGSGAGASCVNLLILSHHSEGLFQKAIAQSGTAISSWSVNYQPLKYTRLLAAKVGCDREDSAEAVECLRRKPSRELVDQDVQPARYHIAFGPVVDGDVVPDDPEILMQQGEFLNYDMLIGVNQGEGLKFVEDSAESEDGVSASAFDFTVSNFVDNLYGYPEGKDVLRETIKFMYTDWADRDNGEMRRKTLLALFTDHQWVAPAVATAKLHADYQSPVYFYTFYHHCQAEGRPEWADAAHGDELPYVFGVPMVGATDLFPCNFSKNDVMLSAVVMTYWTNFAKTGDPNQPVPQDTKFIHTKPNRFEEVVWSKFNSKEKQYLHIGLKPRVRDNYRANKVAFWLELVPHLHNLHTELFTTTTRLPPYATRWPPRPPPGAPGTRRPPPPATLPPEPEPEPGPRAYDRFPGDSRDYSTELSVTVAVGASLLFLNILAFAALYYKRDRRQELRCRRLSPPGGSGSGVPGGGALLPAAGRELPPEEELVSLQLKRAGGVGADPAEALRPACPPDYTLALRRAPDDVPLLAPGALTLLPSGLGPPPPPPPPSLHPFGPFPPPPPTATSHNNTLPHPHSTTRV